TAACGCGCCGGCTCCTAATTCAGCCTAGCACGCCTTTCATGGACCGTAATACAGTCTATCCTGTCAGTGCTGAAGTCATGTACACAGGAACAGAAAGCTGCACCAGTTTATGTGGTACAGACAGAGTACGCATGCGCGATCTATTTCCGCATATTGAATGGCTGGTTGGTTAGGATGGCCATATTTTGGTTGGCGGGGGTCACGTGTAGCGCACATGCGTGTAACATCCTTTCGGGTGACAGAGGGGAGGTCACTGGAAAGATGGCGATGTCCAGTGGACCTGCTGGAGGAGTTCTCAGTTTGCTTCTGAGATGTTGCTTGAGAGCAGAACAAAGTCTGCTGCGAGCTCTAGGAGTGCAGCCTCTCCACCCAGGTAAGAGCGGCCATGTGACATGAGCAGGTACAGACCACCCTCCCTTATAAGAGGGGTCATATCAGTGCACATGAGCAGGCAGACCACCCACCCTTATTAGAGGGGTCCTTCCAGCCTGTACCTATCATGGGTCTTATCAGTGCACATGAGCAGGTACATGCAGCCAGACCACCCACCCTTATTAGAGGGGTCCTTCCAGCCTGTACCAGTCATGGGTCTTATCAGTGCACATGAGCAGGCAGACCACCCACCCTTATTAGAGGGGTCCTTCCAGCCTGTACCAATCATGGGTCTTATCAGTGCACATGAGTGTACATGCAGCCAGACCACCCACCCTTATTAGAGGGGTCCTTCCAGCCTGTACCAATCATGGGTCTTATCAGTGCACATGAGTGTACATGCAGCCAGACCACCCACCCTTATTAGAGGGGTCCTTCCAGCCTGTACCAATCATGGGTCTTATCAGTGCACATGAGTGTACATGCAGCCAGACCACCCACCCTTATTAGAGGGGTCCTTCCAGCCTGTACCAATCATGGGTCTTATCAGTGCACATGAGTGTACATGCAGCCAGACCACCCACCCTTATTAGAGGGGTCCTTCCAGCCTGTACCTAACATGGGTCTTATCAGTGCACGAGTGTACATGCAGCCAGACCACCCACCCTTATTAGAGGGGTCCTTCCAGCCTGTACCAATCATGGGTCTTATCAGTGCACATGAGTGTACATGCAGCCAGACCACCCACCCTTATTAGAGGGGTCCTTCCAGCCTGTACCTAACATGGGTCTTATCAGTGCACATGAGTGTACATGCAGCCAGACCACCCACCCTTATTAGAGGGGTCCTTCCAGCCTGTACCTAACATGGGTCTTATCAGTGCACATGAGTGTACATGCAGCCAGACCACCCACCCTTATTAGAGGGGTCCTTCCAGCCTGTACCTAACATGGGTCTTATCAGTGCACATGAGTGTACATGCAGCTAGACCACCCACCCTTATTAAAGCGGGTTCTTCCAGCCAAAAAAATTGGACCTCACACAAAATACTTGATGACGGATGCACAGAATCgatttcttttttctgttattctgacagatcagaagaagggaaaattaaatggtgatgtgaatccAGCCCAACCTGTGGGAAGGATGCATGTTGAGCAGTATTTAGCCATCTGTTGCTGTGTCAACTCCACAAACATGGCTGGGGTCACGTGAGCCCCTGACTAGCTGCGGGCTCTTCCTCTGACATCCAGACCGGATGCGCTCCAGTTTCTTCCTGTGGGCATGTACAGTATAGACCTGGACAGGAAGAAAGAGAAGCACATCGGATATTGTGGGATCGGCAGAAGGGAAAGTATTCAGGGCAGCCAAGCGGccaatttctggacagtccatcATTTTATTTCTGTGTCCGTGACCAAATAGATGTTTGTGCTGGTTGtatttgactagattattttggtattATTTTCCAGcttacagtaaatgctggtaatgagtacTTAACAGTatgttgagctatagacatgggtTGCTTATAATCATTCATTATGTTTTGTCAATTTGTCAgtcaaaaatgttggctgtccgtgattttggcataatttgtccagaaaaaaagagaGATTCTGGTTAGCAACCTTGAAAGTATTGCTAAAAGTGTATCCTTTGTACAGGTtagctgaaaaaaacattttaggtaCAGGCCGGGAGAACCCTTTTAGGTCTCATTCAGATGACCATAAccgtttttgcagtccgcaaaacgcagatgccagccctatgatagaaatgcctattcttgtccacaatcgcagacaagaataggacctgttctatcttttttgctgggCTGCGGAACGAaaccacggatgtggacagcacacggtgtgctgtctgcatcttttacgGTCCCTTTGAAACGAATGGTGGTGAGAAAAGTAGTAAAGCAGAGGAGGTATGTGGGCGGTTAGCGAGAGATCTGTGGATTAGGGTAAAGATATACGGTGGGAGTAGTGAGGACGTTATTAGTGATTAgttatgtattaaaggggttatcccatgactaatgtaaaaaaaatcaaatcagacatcatatagtacatgccaacctctttctaacaaagctagaaccggccctgtacctcacatggatccagagatctccccattcaatgctctgctagatttatattaagctggcagctcaaggggcgtgtcttttctgctgcagctcagggggcgtgtccatgctctccctatcccagctcaggagccagttgaaggatgaaactgagcatgtgcggccatctcagggagcaggtcaaagaaataagaaagagcaGGTGGcgttatatagatacattttgttgaataaggcctcatgcacacgacggttgttgtttgccgttccgcaaattggggatctgttgccgttttttttttcagttgtgtgtcttccgtttttttgggcggaccgccCAAGaaaaaaggaaggtaaaaaaagtgtCATTTTAATATCCCAACCCAGGATACTGATTCTACAAAAATGGACACGGAAGACAGACGGTTGTGCATCTGCATTTTtgccggtcccattgacttgaatgggtcagcgaaccgtttttcgcggacaagaataggacaggttatatttttttggacagactggaaccacggacgcggataACAAATGATGGACTATCcacattttcaacggctccatagaaattaatgggtccgcatcagaaaTGCTAAAATCGGCGGAACGTACGCAGAaacaaacaacggttgtgtgcatgaggcctaactcgtgACTATACAGAATTTTTAATGATGTGCAATTACAAaaggattcagatccaggtgctggtttgaaaactgcagaatatttttcatggaacaacccctttaatcattggGAGTCCACTATAGAATTCAtaaaaacaaggaaaacatcGACACCATAAATGTATGACTCTGAGCATGTCAGGGTTAAAAACTTTGAAACTCCCCTTTCTAAATGTGAGCAGTCATGTCCTTAGTGTCAAGAGGTATCGGGAAGTAGGACTCGGCAGGGACTGGGAAGGATCAGAATGGGAACTGCGGGGGATCAGTAAGACCAGTATGACTTACTTTTACACTATTCTGATCCATTTTTCAAAATCTTAATCAGCCTGACAGCCCCGTTAATGGATCGGTTTCACCTCGATATTCAACAACAAACGCCTATCCTGTccagttaagggctctttcacacctgcgttattgtcttccggcatagagttctgtcgtcggggctctatgccggaagaatcctgatcaggattatcctaatgcattctgaatggagtgaaatccgttcaggatgtcttcagttccggaacggaacgttttttgggcggagaaaataccgcagcatgctgcgctttttgctccggccaaaaaaactgaagacttgccgcaaggccggatccggaatgaatgcccattgaaaggcattgatctggatccggccttaagctaaacgtcgtttcggcgcattgccggatacgacgtttagcttttttataatggttaccatggctgccgggacgctaaagtcctggcagccatggtaaagtgtagcggggagcgggggagcagcatacttgccatccgtgcggctcccgggggcgctccagagtgacgtcagggcgccccacgcgcatggatgacgtgatcgcatggcaggtcatccatgcgcatggggcgctctgacgtcattctggagagccccgggagccgcacggatggctcctactatggcaaccaggactttaatagcttactgggtgccatagtaacactgaaagcattttgaagacggatccgtcttcaaatgctttcagtacacttgcgttttaccggatccggcgtgtaattccggcaagtggagtacacgccggatccggacaacgcaagtgtgaaagaggcctaagaaatatTTCCAAAATAGTCCCCTCCTCTTAACGCTCAGATCCCGGCCGCTGTAATTTTCCCCCTTGCCTAACCCACCCAGGTCTCCTGCTAACTATGGTAGTTTCTCTCCACTTTAAACTTTCATGATCACTGCTGCCAGTCACTTCTATCCCTGCCACCACTCTCCATCTAACTCTCTCATTACCAGTCTCTCCAAATTGAAGCCACTATGTTTTCCTTTTGCATGCCGCCCCTATTCCCACCTACATCTTTACCCTAATCCCCAATATCTTGCTAACCGCCCACATAGCTCCTCTTCTTAACTACTTTCCTGGCCACCACGCTTGATGATCATCTTCTCTTCAGCTGCCCCTGTTCTAAGGAACTCTTTCCCTTGTCCTACCAGCCTTGCCCTAATTTCAGAAACTGTTGAGCTAGAGCACCAAGTTTGTATTTGTACAGTCTTCTACTCCCATGGAATGTGTACATCTGTATAATATGTTGCTGATAGAAAAATAAAGGATAATAATATGTGAGATGGCATTTTATAAGTAGAAAATACCCTAcaatctgcaggcaacatgttataggGCAGGAGGATCTgaacagattaatatatagttctGGGTGGGAAAAAGAGTCTGTAAAAcgtgtattttatttattaaaatgtctCCTATGTCTGAGCTAAGGAGTCgtgtgggcggtcctactcagtgattgacagattCACATAGGGAAAGCTGTTAGTCACTGATGGGACTGCCTATATCACTCCTTAGCTCTGAATGAGCAGATATATTGGAGGTGTAGTCCAGGATGTATagattgatggtctatcctcagaataggtcatcagctgtttgaggaaaccAGTGAGCACTAGAGCCTgctcacagcgctgtacattgtatagtggctgtacttggtattgcagctcagccccatgcactaggacatgtgaccgatgtacagtgatatCACTGGCCTAGTAAGAGGCTGCTGCGAGCACCAAGGTCTTTTCAAAAACCTGATCAGCAGAGGTGCCAGGAGTCTAACCCCCACCCATCAAATatgaatgacctatcctgaggataggccatcaatataaactatcaatcttctcagctcctcctttAACATGCTGCCTGCCGATCAGACTGCATGTTCATGGTGCCTGGTTCCTTTAAGGTAATCGTAGTAATGGGACAGACCTGTTCAGGAATTTCACCGAAGACCACTTGTGTTTCTCCTGTTttgcagctctggctgtccaaGCTCCGTTGTCCTGTCCCTCTGAGAAATCAGATGAAGGTGTCCCCAGTTTTCTGGATAGCATCTTTTGGATGGCTGCACCTAAATCCAGAAGAACAATAGAAGTAAATCGCTGCCGAAGAAGGAATCCTAATAAACTTTTGAAAGAGAAGGTATTCTACGATACTCGCATCTTTAGTCTTCACCGTTGTATTTCCCTCCATACATGTTCTGAAGGTGGCCTGTGTACAGTCTGCGACTGGTAGAATGTGAGATAAATGGGGAAATGGCTCCTCGGCTGTGTATGAAAACTATTTCTCACCACTAAACCCATCCGAACAGctgttgcttttttcttgctttatgagttatttttttttcaagtttcctTTTTAATCTCTGGTAACTTCTAGTCTACTCAGATCAAGACATGTCATCTTCCCGCATCACACTCATGAGTCTAAAACTAGAacctccggccctccagctgctgtgaaactacaactcccagcatgcacacgtaTTTGGCTGTTCTTGttactcccacagaagtgaaaggaggattctgggagttgcagtttcagaacagccggaggttgctgatccctgttgtagAAAGTTAGAATGATATGCTGAAAAGCTACATTTGGGCTGGGTTCAGTTCTGTGGTGGAGGCTCCTTTTGGAGTCTTCTTCACCAATTGCAGCAAAAGCGCACAACGGAATACTGCTGCATCTGGTCATTGGGTTTAGTCCGGCATCAGGGGTGTTCCTCACAGCGGCTGCACTTAGTGGGTCCTCCATATTTTAAATTGGAATATATGTCACAGATGTGAATCTAGTTTTACTCATTGACGTAACTTTTTTGAAGACAAAAAAAGGCTGACTTCCTAATGCTGTCTAATAGACAACACAGccttaggtctcttgcacacaaacgtatattctttctgtgtccgttccgttttttgtttttgtttttctttgcggaccgtatgcggaaccattcatttcaatgggtacgcaaaaaaaaggaaggtactccgtgtgcattccgtttccgtatttccattccgcaaaaaaatag
This sequence is a window from Bufo gargarizans isolate SCDJY-AF-19 chromosome 5, ASM1485885v1, whole genome shotgun sequence. Protein-coding genes within it:
- the MRPL32 gene encoding 39S ribosomal protein L32, mitochondrial, producing the protein MAMSSGPAGGVLSLLLRCCLRAEQSLLRALGVQPLHPALAVQAPLSCPSEKSDEGVPSFLDSIFWMAAPKSRRTIEVNRCRRRNPNKLLKEKNNIDTCPECGHLKLKHVLCGFCYDRVRRETHLIRKEIQAVEGGPFKTPTVETVILYDGEKPRPEDEGKRIIEQKRKRPSWFSY